One genomic segment of Paenibacillus durus includes these proteins:
- a CDS encoding ABC transporter permease, with translation MNIPKLPLGRMVEKLEEWLTLYFGPVFDFIHSVIGGMVEGIEALLTFLPALVVILLITALAYWIGKWRLALFALIGLLLIDNLGLWGPSMQSLALVLAASVLAVLIGVPIGILCAQSGKARNIITPVLDFMQTMPAFVYLLPAVSFFSLGVVPGVIASIIFAIPPTIRLTNLGIRQVSSELVEAADAFGSTPNQKLFKLQLPIAMPTIMAGINQTIMLSLSMVVISSMIGAQGVGAYVYRAVSQAKTGAGFEAGLAIVVIAILLDRLTQNALKIKHK, from the coding sequence ATGAATATTCCGAAACTGCCGCTCGGCAGAATGGTGGAGAAGCTGGAGGAATGGCTGACGCTATATTTCGGTCCGGTCTTTGACTTCATCCATTCCGTCATCGGAGGGATGGTAGAGGGGATTGAAGCGCTGCTTACCTTTCTGCCCGCACTGGTTGTCATTCTGCTAATAACGGCGCTTGCTTATTGGATCGGAAAATGGCGGCTTGCGCTGTTCGCGCTGATCGGGCTGCTGCTCATCGACAATCTAGGGCTGTGGGGGCCCTCGATGCAGTCATTGGCGCTCGTGCTGGCAGCATCCGTGCTGGCCGTGCTGATCGGTGTGCCCATCGGCATTCTATGCGCGCAGAGCGGGAAGGCAAGAAATATCATCACGCCTGTTCTGGACTTCATGCAGACGATGCCAGCCTTCGTCTATCTGCTTCCGGCGGTGTCTTTTTTCTCGCTGGGCGTTGTTCCGGGTGTGATCGCTTCAATTATATTCGCCATTCCACCCACGATTCGCCTGACGAATCTCGGCATTCGCCAGGTCTCCTCGGAGCTGGTGGAGGCCGCCGACGCATTCGGCTCGACTCCGAACCAGAAGCTGTTCAAGCTGCAGCTTCCGATTGCCATGCCGACCATTATGGCCGGGATCAACCAGACGATCATGCTGTCTTTGTCGATGGTCGTCATCTCATCCATGATCGGCGCGCAGGGAGTCGGCGCCTATGTGTACCGCGCCGTATCGCAGGCCAAGACCGGCGCCGGGTTCGAGGCGGGACTTGCGATTGTCGTAATCGCCATCCTGCTGGACCGACTGACGCAGAACGCGCTTAAAATCAAGCACAAATAG